The Mixta hanseatica genome includes a region encoding these proteins:
- the purH gene encoding bifunctional phosphoribosylaminoimidazolecarboxamide formyltransferase/IMP cyclohydrolase has product MQQRRPVRRALLSVSDKAGIVEFAQALSQRGVELLSTGGTARLLADAGLPVTEVSDYTGFPEMMDGRVKTLHPKVHGGILGRRGQDDEIMSQHHIDPIDMVVVNLYPFAQTVAREGCTLEDAVENIDIGGPTMVRSAAKNHKDVAIVVKSSDYQAIIAELDANDNALSFDTRFDLAIKAFEHTAAYDSMIANYFGSLVPAYHGETNTPSGRFPRTLNLNFIKKQDMRYGENSHQQAAFYIEEEIKEASVATARQLQGKALSYNNIADTDAALECVKEFNEPACVIVKHANPCGVAVGSSLLDAYERAFKTDPTSAFGGIIAFNRELDEATAQAIISRQFVEVIIAPSASDAALQITAAKQNVRVLTCGDWQQRIGGLDFKRVNGGLLVQDRDLGMVDRSQLRVVSKRQPTEQELRDALFCWKVAKFVKSNAIVYARDNMTIGIGAGQMSRVYSAKIAGIKAGDEGLEVKGSAMASDAFFPFRDGIDAAAAVGVSCVIQPGGSIRDDEVIAAADEHGIAMIFTDMRHFRH; this is encoded by the coding sequence ATGCAACAACGTCGTCCTGTACGCCGCGCTCTGCTCAGCGTGTCTGATAAAGCCGGTATCGTCGAATTCGCTCAGGCTCTTTCCCAAAGAGGCGTTGAGCTACTCTCCACTGGCGGCACGGCTCGCCTGCTGGCTGATGCTGGCCTGCCGGTAACAGAAGTCTCTGATTACACCGGCTTCCCGGAAATGATGGATGGACGCGTTAAAACTTTGCATCCGAAGGTACACGGCGGCATTCTCGGACGTCGCGGTCAGGATGATGAGATCATGAGCCAGCATCACATCGATCCGATCGATATGGTTGTCGTTAACCTTTATCCCTTTGCTCAGACCGTCGCGCGCGAAGGCTGCACACTGGAAGACGCGGTAGAAAATATAGATATTGGCGGGCCGACCATGGTGCGCTCGGCAGCGAAGAACCATAAAGACGTGGCGATTGTGGTTAAGAGCAGCGATTATCAGGCGATCATTGCCGAGCTGGACGCTAACGATAACGCCCTCTCCTTTGATACCCGCTTCGATCTCGCAATCAAAGCATTTGAACATACCGCTGCCTATGACAGCATGATCGCTAACTACTTCGGCAGCCTGGTGCCGGCCTATCATGGCGAGACCAATACGCCTTCAGGCCGTTTCCCGCGCACCTTAAATCTGAACTTCATTAAAAAGCAGGATATGCGCTACGGCGAAAACAGCCACCAGCAGGCTGCTTTCTATATTGAAGAAGAGATTAAAGAGGCGTCCGTCGCCACGGCCCGCCAGCTACAGGGCAAAGCGCTCTCTTATAATAATATTGCCGATACTGATGCCGCGCTGGAGTGCGTAAAAGAATTCAACGAGCCCGCCTGCGTGATCGTTAAGCATGCCAACCCTTGCGGCGTGGCGGTCGGCAGTTCTCTGCTGGACGCCTACGAGCGCGCCTTTAAAACCGACCCTACCTCAGCCTTTGGCGGCATTATCGCTTTTAACCGCGAGCTGGACGAAGCCACCGCGCAGGCGATCATTAGCCGACAGTTCGTTGAAGTGATCATTGCGCCATCCGCCAGCGACGCCGCCCTGCAGATCACTGCGGCAAAACAGAACGTTCGCGTCCTGACCTGCGGCGATTGGCAGCAGCGCATCGGCGGTTTAGATTTCAAACGCGTTAATGGCGGCCTGCTGGTACAGGATCGCGATTTAGGCATGGTCGACCGCAGCCAGCTGCGCGTGGTGTCGAAGCGCCAGCCTACCGAGCAGGAGCTGCGTGATGCGCTGTTCTGTTGGAAAGTCGCCAAGTTCGTGAAATCCAATGCCATCGTTTATGCGCGCGATAATATGACCATCGGCATTGGCGCCGGTCAGATGAGCCGTGTCTACTCCGCTAAAATCGCCGGTATCAAAGCGGGTGATGAAGGGCTAGAGGTAAAAGGTTCGGCGATGGCTTCCGATGCGTTTTTCCCGTTCCGTGATGGCATTGATGCCGCGGCCGCCGTTGGCGTCAGCTGCGTGATTCAGCCGGGCGGTTCCATTCGCGATGATGAAGTGATTGCCGCCGCAGACGAGCATGGCATTGCGATGATCTTTACCGATATGCGTCATTTCCGTCATTAA
- the purD gene encoding phosphoribosylamine--glycine ligase codes for MNILIIGNGGREHALAWKAAQSPLADRVFVAPGNAGTALEPALQNVNIAASDIPALLAFAQSEKIDLTIVGPEAPLVKGVVDAFRKAGLKIFGPSKAAAQLEGSKAFTKDFLARHRIPTAEYHNFTDVELALQYVHAKGAPIVIKADGLAAGKGVIVAMTLAEAEAAVRDMLAGNAFGDAGHRIVVEEFLDGEEASFIVMVDGEHVLPMATSQDHKRVGDGDTGPNTGGMGAYSPAPVVTAEIHQRVMDEVIWPTVRGMAAEGNIYTGFLYAGLMIGQDGQPKVIEFNCRFGDPETQPIMLRLQSDLVELCLAACEGKLDEKESQWDERPALGVVLAAGGYPGDYRTGDVIHGLPLEEVADGKIFHAGTRLEDDLVMTNGGRVLCVTALGADVAAAQRRAYELATPVSWEGSFCRRDIGYRAIGRK; via the coding sequence ATGAACATTTTAATCATTGGTAACGGCGGCCGCGAACATGCGCTGGCATGGAAAGCGGCCCAGTCTCCCCTGGCGGACCGCGTTTTTGTCGCGCCGGGCAATGCCGGCACCGCGCTGGAGCCTGCGCTGCAAAACGTGAATATCGCAGCTAGCGATATTCCGGCGCTGCTGGCCTTCGCGCAGAGCGAAAAAATCGATCTTACTATCGTCGGTCCTGAAGCACCGCTGGTAAAAGGTGTGGTTGACGCTTTCCGTAAAGCGGGCCTGAAAATCTTTGGCCCCAGCAAAGCGGCCGCACAGCTGGAAGGCTCGAAGGCTTTTACCAAAGACTTCCTGGCGCGCCATCGGATCCCCACGGCGGAATATCACAACTTTACCGACGTTGAGCTGGCGCTGCAGTATGTGCATGCCAAAGGCGCGCCAATCGTGATTAAAGCGGACGGGCTGGCGGCCGGTAAAGGCGTTATCGTCGCCATGACGCTGGCAGAAGCCGAAGCCGCAGTACGGGATATGCTGGCGGGCAATGCCTTTGGCGATGCCGGACACCGTATCGTTGTGGAAGAGTTTCTTGATGGCGAAGAAGCCAGCTTTATCGTGATGGTGGATGGCGAGCATGTCTTGCCGATGGCGACCAGCCAGGATCATAAACGCGTAGGCGATGGCGATACCGGCCCGAATACCGGTGGTATGGGCGCTTATTCCCCTGCCCCGGTGGTAACTGCGGAAATCCACCAGCGCGTTATGGATGAGGTTATCTGGCCAACGGTGCGTGGCATGGCGGCCGAAGGCAATATCTATACCGGTTTCCTGTATGCCGGGTTGATGATTGGCCAGGATGGTCAGCCAAAAGTGATCGAATTTAACTGTCGCTTTGGCGATCCGGAAACGCAGCCGATCATGCTACGTCTGCAGTCAGACCTGGTTGAGCTCTGTCTGGCGGCCTGCGAAGGCAAGTTGGATGAAAAAGAGTCGCAGTGGGATGAGCGGCCGGCATTAGGCGTGGTGTTGGCGGCTGGCGGCTACCCTGGCGACTATCGCACCGGCGATGTGATTCATGGCCTGCCGCTGGAAGAGGTCGCAGATGGTAAAATCTTCCATGCCGGCACCCGTCTGGAGGATGACCTGGTGATGACGAACGGCGGACGCGTACTTTGCGTAACGGCGCTGGGCGCCGATGTCGCTGCGGCACAGCGCCGCGCCTATGAACTGGCGACGCCGGTTTCCTGGGAGGGTAGCTTCTGCCGTCGTGATATCGGCTATCGCGCTATCGGACGCAAATAA
- a CDS encoding DUF1481 domain-containing protein, producing MKRLAVLLTLLLAGCSSQPSLPDFTASGYLADRGVVRIWRKNHQHSVHMLTVFKPFQEGAAVFTRYSWQDGNLTSIERHLKDAQPDDVTLRFDGDGSLSFMQRQLAGQREAVSEDTIELYKFDAQRMLKISDALLAGRVLLKQGRWQGSDKLQTCQGEQIKPALDESEWQRVEQLQHQAGSAVSVAWLEAPAGTQLLAVSTEDDCQWAPQEADL from the coding sequence ATGAAGCGCCTGGCCGTACTTCTGACGTTACTGCTGGCAGGATGTAGTTCACAGCCGTCGCTGCCTGATTTTACCGCCAGCGGCTATCTGGCCGATCGCGGCGTAGTACGCATCTGGCGTAAGAATCATCAGCACAGCGTGCATATGCTGACGGTGTTTAAGCCGTTTCAGGAGGGCGCGGCCGTCTTTACGCGTTATAGCTGGCAGGATGGCAATCTTACCAGTATCGAGCGCCACCTTAAGGACGCGCAGCCGGATGATGTGACGTTGCGTTTTGACGGCGATGGCAGCCTGAGCTTTATGCAACGGCAGCTGGCGGGACAACGTGAGGCGGTCAGCGAGGACACGATTGAACTGTATAAGTTTGATGCGCAGCGCATGTTAAAAATCAGCGATGCGCTGCTGGCCGGGCGCGTACTGCTGAAACAGGGGCGCTGGCAGGGCAGCGACAAACTGCAGACTTGTCAGGGCGAGCAGATCAAACCGGCGCTGGATGAAAGTGAGTGGCAAAGAGTAGAACAACTCCAGCATCAGGCGGGATCGGCGGTTAGCGTCGCCTGGCTGGAAGCGCCGGCGGGCACCCAGCTACTGGCTGTTTCAACGGAAGATGATTGTCAGTGGGCGCCGCAGGAAGCGGATTTGTAA
- the hupA gene encoding nucleoid-associated protein HU-alpha yields the protein MNKTQLIDVIAEKADLSKSQAKAALESTLAAITESLKDGDAVQLVGFGTFKVNHRAERTGRNPQTGNEIKIAAANVPAFVSGKALKDAVK from the coding sequence ATGAACAAGACTCAACTGATTGATGTAATTGCAGAGAAAGCGGATCTCTCCAAGTCCCAGGCTAAAGCTGCGCTGGAATCCACCCTGGCTGCAATTACCGAGTCTCTGAAAGATGGTGATGCTGTACAACTGGTTGGTTTTGGTACTTTTAAAGTTAACCACCGTGCTGAGCGCACTGGCCGCAACCCGCAGACAGGCAATGAAATCAAAATTGCTGCTGCTAACGTACCGGCATTCGTATCTGGTAAAGCACTGAAAGACGCCGTTAAGTAA
- a CDS encoding YjaG family protein, whose protein sequence is MLRNPIHLRLEKLESWQHVTFMACLCERLYPNYWAFCQQTQFADAQLYRRILDLIWESLTVKDAKINFDSQLEKLEEAIPLADDFDVYGVYPAIDACVALSELVHSRLSGETLEHAIEVSETSITTVAMLEMTQAGREMTDEELGALPAIEEEWDAQWEIFRLLAACEERDLDLIKGLRSDLREAAISNIGIKIEQ, encoded by the coding sequence ATGTTACGTAACCCCATCCATCTGCGCCTCGAGAAGCTGGAAAGCTGGCAGCATGTTACTTTTATGGCCTGCCTGTGCGAGCGCCTCTATCCCAACTACTGGGCTTTTTGTCAGCAGACGCAGTTTGCTGATGCGCAGCTTTATCGCCGTATTCTCGATCTGATTTGGGAATCCCTGACGGTAAAGGATGCGAAAATCAATTTCGACAGTCAGCTGGAAAAGCTGGAAGAAGCGATTCCGCTAGCGGACGATTTTGACGTCTACGGCGTTTATCCGGCGATTGATGCCTGCGTTGCGTTAAGCGAGCTGGTGCATTCGCGTCTAAGTGGGGAAACGCTGGAGCATGCTATCGAAGTGAGCGAGACCTCGATCACCACGGTCGCGATGCTGGAAATGACTCAGGCTGGTCGCGAAATGACCGATGAGGAGCTGGGCGCGCTACCGGCGATTGAAGAAGAATGGGACGCACAGTGGGAGATTTTTCGCCTGCTGGCAGCCTGTGAAGAGCGGGACCTGGATCTGATAAAAGGACTGCGTTCTGACCTGCGCGAAGCCGCGATAAGTAACATTGGTATAAAAATAGAGCAATAA
- the nfi gene encoding deoxyribonuclease V (cleaves DNA at apurinic or apyrimidinic sites), translating to MDIQALRAEQLQRAAEVVRHDDFDVMPPRLIGGADVGFEQGGDVTRAAMVILEYPSLKLIEYKVARIATIMPYIPGFLSFREYPALLAAWELLEQKPDLLFVDGHGISHPRRLGVASHFGMLVDVPTIGVAKRRLCGRFEPLDEEPGAQQPLMDKGEKIGWVWRSKKRCNPLFVSTGHRVSIDTALQWVQNCMAGYRLPEPTRWADAVASERTAFLRWQEG from the coding sequence ATGGATATACAGGCATTACGAGCCGAACAGCTACAGCGCGCCGCGGAAGTGGTGCGCCATGATGATTTCGATGTGATGCCGCCGCGCCTGATTGGCGGTGCGGATGTCGGTTTCGAACAGGGCGGCGACGTAACGCGTGCCGCCATGGTCATCCTGGAATATCCTTCGCTAAAGCTTATCGAATATAAGGTGGCGCGTATCGCCACCATCATGCCTTATATCCCCGGTTTTCTCTCTTTCCGTGAATATCCAGCGCTGCTGGCCGCCTGGGAACTGCTGGAGCAGAAACCCGATCTGCTGTTTGTGGATGGTCATGGCATTTCGCATCCACGGCGGCTTGGCGTCGCCAGCCACTTTGGCATGCTGGTGGATGTACCTACTATCGGCGTGGCGAAACGCCGTCTGTGCGGGCGTTTTGAGCCGCTGGATGAAGAGCCGGGCGCGCAGCAGCCGCTGATGGATAAAGGCGAGAAGATTGGCTGGGTCTGGCGCAGCAAAAAACGCTGTAATCCGCTGTTTGTCTCTACCGGTCATCGCGTCAGTATCGATACCGCCCTGCAATGGGTGCAAAACTGTATGGCTGGCTACCGCCTGCCCGAGCCAACGCGCTGGGCTGACGCCGTGGCATCAGAGCGTACAGCCTTTCTCCGCTGGCAGGAGGGTTAG
- the hemE gene encoding uroporphyrinogen decarboxylase, protein MSELKNDRYLRALLRQPVDVTPVWMMRQAGRYLPEYKATRAQAGDFMSLCKNAELACEVTLQPLRRYPLDAAILFSDILTIPDAMGLGLYFEAGEGPRFASPITCRADVDKLPVPDPEQELGYVMNAVRTIRKNLQGAVPLIGFSGSPWTLATYMVEGGSSKAFTKIKKMMYAEPATLHAMLDKLADSVILYLNAQIRAGAQSVMIFDSWGGVLTGADYQAFSLRYMHKIVDGLIRENDGRRVPVTLFTKGGGQWLEAMAATGCDALGLDWTIDIADARRRVGDKVALQGNMDPSMLYASPARIEQEVATILASFGEGNGHVFNLGHGIHQDVPPEHAGAFVEAVHRLSRPYHKE, encoded by the coding sequence ATGAGCGAATTAAAGAACGATCGTTACCTGCGTGCCCTGTTACGCCAGCCGGTAGATGTGACGCCGGTATGGATGATGCGTCAGGCTGGACGCTATCTGCCGGAATACAAGGCCACGCGCGCGCAGGCTGGCGATTTTATGTCGCTGTGCAAGAATGCCGAGCTGGCCTGTGAAGTGACTCTGCAGCCGCTGCGTCGCTATCCTCTGGATGCGGCGATTCTCTTTTCTGATATCTTAACCATTCCGGATGCGATGGGATTAGGGCTGTATTTTGAAGCTGGCGAAGGCCCGCGCTTTGCATCCCCGATTACCTGTCGTGCCGATGTGGATAAACTGCCGGTGCCTGACCCGGAACAGGAACTGGGCTATGTGATGAATGCGGTACGCACCATCCGCAAAAACCTGCAGGGCGCAGTGCCGCTGATCGGCTTCTCCGGCAGCCCATGGACGCTGGCGACCTATATGGTGGAAGGCGGTAGCAGCAAAGCCTTTACTAAAATCAAAAAAATGATGTATGCCGAGCCGGCAACGCTACATGCCATGCTGGATAAGCTGGCGGACAGTGTCATCCTTTACCTGAATGCGCAGATCCGCGCGGGCGCGCAGTCGGTTATGATTTTTGATTCCTGGGGCGGCGTGCTGACCGGCGCTGATTATCAGGCATTCTCGCTGCGCTATATGCATAAAATTGTTGATGGCCTGATCCGTGAAAACGACGGGCGTCGCGTGCCGGTCACGCTGTTTACCAAAGGCGGCGGTCAATGGCTGGAAGCGATGGCTGCTACCGGCTGTGACGCACTGGGACTGGACTGGACCATTGATATTGCCGATGCGCGCCGTCGCGTCGGAGACAAAGTCGCCCTGCAGGGCAATATGGATCCGTCTATGCTTTATGCATCGCCTGCGCGTATTGAGCAGGAAGTGGCGACCATCCTTGCCAGCTTTGGCGAGGGTAACGGGCACGTATTTAATTTAGGACATGGCATCCATCAGGATGTGCCGCCTGAGCATGCAGGCGCATTTGTGGAGGCGGTACATCGGCTGTCACGTCCTTATCACAAGGAGTAG
- the nudC gene encoding NAD(+) diphosphatase, whose translation MEREIKSVDAGWWVVSYEQKIWLPNGELPRGTAEKIGLIGSQGAVIGEWQGEPVWLIRENRNDHMGSVRQIIDIDSGLFQLAGRGVQLAEFIRSHRYCGYCGHEMHLSKRENACLCGHCRQRYYPQIAPCIIVAIRRDDKILLAQHARHRNSIYTVLAGFVEVGETLEQAVAREVMEESSVRVKNLRYVTSQPWPFPHSLMMAFMAEYDDGELQIDNNELIDADWFRYDALPQLPPAGTVARRLIEDTVALCRAADGQD comes from the coding sequence ATGGAACGTGAGATCAAAAGCGTAGACGCTGGTTGGTGGGTTGTCAGCTATGAACAGAAAATTTGGTTGCCGAATGGCGAATTACCGCGCGGTACGGCAGAAAAAATTGGCCTGATCGGATCGCAGGGCGCAGTTATCGGCGAATGGCAGGGCGAACCGGTCTGGCTGATCCGCGAGAACCGCAACGATCATATGGGATCGGTGCGGCAAATCATTGATATCGATAGCGGGCTGTTTCAGCTGGCGGGCCGTGGCGTACAGCTGGCTGAGTTTATCCGCTCGCATCGCTATTGCGGCTATTGCGGACATGAAATGCATCTCAGCAAGCGCGAAAACGCCTGTCTCTGCGGCCACTGCCGCCAGCGTTACTATCCGCAGATCGCGCCCTGCATTATTGTCGCCATCCGTCGCGACGACAAAATTTTGCTGGCGCAGCATGCTCGTCATCGCAACAGCATTTATACCGTGCTGGCGGGATTCGTGGAGGTGGGCGAAACGCTGGAGCAGGCGGTCGCGCGCGAAGTGATGGAAGAGAGCAGCGTACGGGTAAAAAATCTGCGCTATGTCACCTCGCAACCCTGGCCTTTTCCCCATTCGCTGATGATGGCGTTTATGGCGGAATATGATGACGGCGAACTGCAAATCGATAATAACGAGCTGATCGATGCTGACTGGTTTCGTTACGACGCATTACCGCAGTTACCGCCGGCCGGCACCGTTGCTCGCCGGCTGATTGAGGATACGGTGGCGCTTTGCCGCGCGGCGGACGGGCAGGACTAG
- the rsd gene encoding sigma D regulator, producing the protein MLNQLNVLTERVGGSNELVDFWLNARRQLLVAYYQVVGIKPNKESLTALDEKALDNFCQNLVDYLSTGHFNVYERIIEEMTGDSPLLAAAQIYPALQGNTEQIMQLYDTHLEAAIDHDNCLEFQQALSEVGEALEARFTLEDKLIQLAFENNLATLAAANDQAMARPA; encoded by the coding sequence ATGCTTAACCAGTTAAACGTTCTGACCGAGCGCGTAGGTGGCAGTAATGAACTGGTAGACTTTTGGCTTAATGCGCGCAGGCAGCTGTTGGTTGCTTATTATCAGGTTGTTGGTATCAAACCGAATAAAGAGTCTTTGACCGCCCTTGATGAAAAGGCGCTCGACAATTTTTGTCAGAACCTGGTGGATTATCTTTCTACCGGCCATTTCAACGTTTATGAACGCATCATTGAAGAGATGACCGGCGACAGCCCGTTGCTGGCGGCGGCACAAATTTATCCTGCGCTGCAGGGCAATACCGAACAAATCATGCAGCTGTATGATACCCATCTGGAAGCGGCTATCGATCACGATAACTGTCTGGAATTCCAGCAGGCGCTCTCTGAAGTGGGCGAAGCGCTGGAAGCACGCTTCACGCTGGAAGATAAACTGATCCAGCTGGCCTTTGAGAACAATTTAGCGACGCTGGCCGCCGCTAACGATCAAGCGATGGCGCGTCCGGCGTAA
- the thiC gene encoding phosphomethylpyrimidine synthase ThiC — MSAKPTRREQRAQAQEFIASLQGTAFPNSKRIWIEGSRPDIRVPMREIQLSPTLTGGDKAAPVYEPNEPVPVYDTAGAYGDPAAAIDVHQGLPRLRSIWIEQRADTEQTDLSSSYSQLRLKDEGLDHLRFDNLPRPRRAQTGRRVTQLHYARQGIVTPEMEFIALRENMGRERIRSEVLLQQHPGHGFGAQLPENITPEFVRQEVAAGRAIIPANINHPEAEPMIIGRNFLVKVNANIGNSAVSSSIEEEVEKLVWATRWGADTVMDLSTGRYIHETREWILRNSPVPIGTVPIYQALEKVNGIAENLTWELFRDTLLEQAEQGVDYFTIHAGVLLRYVPMTAKRLTGIVSRGGSIMAKWCLSHHQESFLYQHFREICEICAAYDVSLSLGDGLRPGSIQDANDEAQFAELHTLGELTKIAWEYDVQVMIEGPGHVPMQMIRRNMTEQLEHCHEAPFYTLGPLTTDIAPGYDHFTSGIGAAMIGWFGCAMLCYVTPKEHLGLPNKEDVKQGLITYKIAAHAADLAKGHPGAQIRDNAMSKARFEFRWEDQFNLALDPHTARAYHDETLPQESGKVAHFCSMCGPKFCSMKITQEVRDYAAKQQAEAQPIEIGMAEMSQAFRQRGGELYHPADALNAEEKA, encoded by the coding sequence ATGTCTGCTAAACCAACTCGTCGTGAACAGCGCGCCCAGGCGCAAGAATTTATCGCCTCCCTACAGGGAACCGCGTTTCCCAACTCAAAGCGTATCTGGATTGAGGGCAGCCGCCCCGATATTCGCGTGCCAATGCGCGAGATTCAGCTTAGCCCGACGCTAACCGGCGGAGATAAAGCCGCGCCGGTTTATGAACCTAACGAGCCGGTTCCGGTTTACGATACGGCGGGCGCGTACGGCGATCCCGCGGCGGCTATCGATGTGCATCAGGGGCTGCCGCGTCTGCGCAGTATCTGGATTGAGCAACGCGCGGATACTGAGCAAACCGATCTTAGCTCCAGCTACAGCCAGCTGCGTCTGAAAGATGAAGGGCTGGATCACTTGCGCTTTGATAACCTGCCGCGCCCGCGTCGCGCGCAAACGGGCCGTCGCGTTACCCAGCTGCACTATGCTCGTCAGGGGATCGTCACGCCGGAGATGGAGTTTATTGCGCTACGGGAAAATATGGGCCGTGAGCGTATTCGCAGCGAAGTTCTTTTGCAGCAGCATCCTGGCCACGGTTTCGGCGCTCAGCTGCCAGAAAATATCACGCCGGAATTTGTACGTCAGGAAGTGGCTGCTGGCCGCGCCATCATCCCGGCGAATATCAACCATCCCGAAGCGGAGCCGATGATCATCGGCCGTAACTTTCTGGTGAAGGTGAATGCCAACATCGGCAACTCCGCCGTCAGCTCCTCGATTGAAGAAGAGGTGGAAAAGCTGGTATGGGCCACCCGTTGGGGCGCTGATACCGTGATGGATCTCTCTACCGGCCGCTATATTCATGAAACGCGCGAGTGGATCTTACGTAACAGCCCGGTGCCGATTGGTACGGTTCCTATTTACCAGGCGCTGGAAAAGGTTAATGGCATTGCGGAAAACCTCACCTGGGAGCTGTTCCGCGATACGCTGCTGGAGCAGGCGGAACAGGGCGTAGACTATTTTACTATCCACGCCGGGGTACTATTGCGTTACGTACCGATGACGGCTAAACGTCTGACCGGCATTGTTTCCCGCGGCGGCTCGATTATGGCCAAGTGGTGTCTCTCTCATCATCAGGAAAGTTTCCTCTATCAACATTTCCGTGAAATTTGCGAAATCTGCGCCGCCTATGATGTTTCTCTGTCACTGGGTGATGGACTCCGTCCCGGCTCGATTCAGGATGCCAATGACGAAGCGCAGTTTGCTGAACTGCATACGCTGGGAGAACTGACTAAAATCGCCTGGGAGTATGACGTTCAGGTGATGATCGAAGGACCTGGGCATGTACCGATGCAGATGATTCGACGCAACATGACCGAACAGCTGGAGCACTGCCACGAAGCGCCTTTCTATACGCTTGGGCCGTTGACGACGGATATCGCTCCCGGCTATGACCATTTCACCTCCGGCATCGGCGCGGCCATGATTGGCTGGTTCGGCTGCGCCATGCTGTGCTACGTCACGCCGAAAGAGCATCTGGGCCTGCCAAATAAAGAGGATGTGAAACAGGGTCTGATTACTTATAAAATCGCCGCGCACGCCGCCGATCTGGCGAAAGGCCATCCTGGCGCGCAAATCCGCGATAACGCTATGTCAAAAGCGCGCTTCGAATTCCGCTGGGAAGATCAATTCAATCTCGCGCTTGATCCGCATACCGCCCGCGCTTACCACGATGAAACGCTGCCGCAGGAGTCAGGCAAAGTTGCGCACTTTTGTTCCATGTGCGGCCCCAAATTTTGCTCAATGAAAATCACTCAGGAAGTGCGCGACTACGCCGCGAAACAGCAGGCGGAGGCGCAGCCGATTGAGATTGGCATGGCTGAAATGTCGCAGGCATTCCGTCAGCGCGGCGGCGAGCTTTATCATCCCGCCGATGCGTTAAATGCGGAGGAAAAAGCATGA
- the thiE gene encoding thiamine phosphate synthase has product MSQRFPATPHRMGLYPIVDSLEWISRLLDVGVRTLQLRIKDRPAAEVEPTIQQAIVLGNACQARLFINDYWQLAIKHQAYGVHLGQEDLEVADLEAIRRAGLRLGISTHDDDEINRALAVYPSYIALGHIFPTQTKLMPSSPQGLEQLKRHLARLENIPTVAIGGISIERAPAVLACGVGSIAVVSAITQAADWRDATQQLLALAGTGDEDHA; this is encoded by the coding sequence ATGAGCCAGCGTTTTCCCGCGACTCCGCACAGGATGGGCCTCTATCCGATTGTCGATAGCCTGGAATGGATCTCGCGCCTGCTGGATGTGGGCGTACGTACTTTGCAGCTACGCATCAAAGATCGGCCCGCCGCCGAAGTAGAGCCGACTATTCAACAAGCTATCGTGCTGGGCAATGCCTGTCAGGCACGCCTGTTTATCAATGATTACTGGCAACTGGCGATCAAGCATCAGGCTTACGGCGTTCATCTTGGGCAGGAAGATCTGGAAGTGGCCGATTTAGAGGCTATCCGCCGCGCTGGCCTGCGTCTGGGTATCTCTACCCATGATGATGATGAAATCAACCGGGCGCTGGCGGTGTATCCTTCTTATATCGCGCTGGGCCATATTTTTCCGACGCAAACTAAATTAATGCCCTCTTCCCCTCAGGGTCTGGAACAGCTGAAACGTCATCTGGCTCGGCTGGAAAATATCCCTACCGTCGCCATTGGCGGCATCAGCATTGAACGCGCGCCGGCTGTGCTGGCCTGCGGCGTGGGCAGCATCGCGGTGGTGAGCGCCATTACGCAAGCCGCCGACTGGCGCGACGCAACGCAGCAATTGCTGGCGCTGGCCGGTACGGGAGATGAGGATCATGCTTAA